Genomic segment of Ostrinia nubilalis chromosome 10, ilOstNubi1.1, whole genome shotgun sequence:
CTATATAATAGCGGTCAACCTCTTAGTGGCATCAGAAAATACGCTTAGGGGTTGGCTGCTGCTGATTGAGGTATATACGGACTAATAATTCCTGTGGCCAGGTAATAAGGTTTCAGTAAGTGCCTTGtggtcgtcatcatcatcatcactccatcatcatcatttcagccaaaggacgtgcactgctaaacataggcctcccccaataactttcataatgaccggttggtagcggcctgcatctaaaGCCTTCTTGCtatacctttatgaggtcgacgGTTCACTTTGTGGGTGTAGTCTTAAATCAATGATTACCAAAAAAAATCACGCAGTTAAGTTTTCAAGAACACAAGATGGTGGGTCTAGAATTGGGatctcattttttttaaatccccaTGTTTTAAGTCTTTCTTTTTGCAGTCACATTTTAGTCACAAAATAACAAACGTACAAGTAATTGCGCATGCCCAAAAGCTGCCTACTCACCGCTTTGTATTAACGCCGTTACCATAATATCAAATTTCACATCATTTGGGGGAAGTAATTATTGATGTACTACGCCTCATTCACGAGGCGGTTCCCTTTCATGAAATCATAAACGAATTTATATTTAACTATTACGGTGATGTAAATTGTGTAATGTAATAAACATTACTAATCTCATGTTGTATTAATGATGTTAGTTAAATATGATTCTAtgttatgaaaatgtaaataagaTTATTAGGTCTAGTTTTTATTAAGTAAGTATTGTTTGATTTAATAAGAAGAAAGATAAATTGTGCTCAGTATAGTTAGCGACTTTATACGCTTTAATAACGCCTCTACCACTTGGCTGATTTTGATGAGGTATagagtattaaattatttaataaattaccacaaactgttgtagaactacccattcataaattcaaagcacatattaaaagtaccttaatgaaaaagggctactataaagtcgatgattatttaaaagataaaaatgtttgggatgcgtaactgcctagctcgcataaatatttataactatgaattttgaaaacctgtaaacctttgaaaaagaggctgacaatagtgtctgagtttcttgcgctgcttcttctcagcactggcccatttattgtcctgaagcagtggtagggttaatactgggacgtgtaaaagtgcttttttaaagcctacttacagaaataaatgagttttactgagttttagttttttagagatagtttgagtcctgggaaaggacagTGTTTCTtttacagacaaaatttcacacgggcgaagccgaATTACGCTGTCGCCCAGTATGAAGATCGCTGACTTGCTGCCCTACATTAGTGCAATGGTCCGAAGTGCAATTAGTGAAAGTGACGTCAATCGACATTTTCCTAAAAACTGtagttcattattttatcattccaTAATCATACTTCGATTAGGTCTCatcttgttttaattataagtatttcatgtaattttctaatttctaattaaatcttttataaGTATATTCGGTTTTTTTTTCGATCCTCCGATCGCAGCTAACGTatttggcgcagtcggtaggatgCTCGCGGGCCGGTTCGCGAGAGTAGATCCTTCTAAATCGCGTCGCGAGTCGCCCGGGAAGCTGTCAAGATTCCATCAACGAGTATCCTGAATCTACGGACCTGCTGCAGACCAGGAGGAGAATCCAGAACTCGATTCACGGAGAGAACCAGAATGAAATATATGTGAGTACACTTGAATTGATCTCGTGTTGCTTTCCTTTTATCATAGTGTTTTAGATCCTTATATTATCCTTTGTGTGTTAATCTTACAACTTCAAGATTTATCACCCTAGAGCCAATAGTCTCCGCGAGTCTGAATCCCGTCAGGCTCGCCAGTGTCAATTAGATAATAGtagaaatatagatttaaatcaAAGTTTAAATAACTCGTTTGACGAAATGTCTCACGAGCCAGACACGATATTCAAGGCCCTCCGCCTAGTCCCGGATTTCGATGGGAATCCCAACGTTCTGACAAGGTTCATTAACGTTTGCGATCAGTtagcagtaaaatatttgagtaACGCCCCAGGCAGCGAATTTTCCAATCTTTGCTTAATAAATGgcatattgaataaaataacagGACCCGCTGCATGCACAATCAATTCCAACGGGATACCTGATAGTTGGTTAGGTATTCGTACTGCCCTTATCAATAACTTTTCCGATCAACGGGACGAAACGGCTCTGTACAATGACCTCTCTTTAGCCACTCAAAGTAACAAGACGCCGCAAGAATTTTACGATCATTGCCAAACTTTATTCAGTACGATAATGACTTACGTGACTTTACACGAGACAGTACCTACGACCGTACAGGCTAAAAGGGATCTTTATAAAAAGGTCACCATGCAGGCATACGTTCGTGGACTCAAAGAGCCCTTGGGATCCCGTATACGCTGTATGCGCCCTCCTACAATAGAGAAAGCCCTGGAATACGTCCAGGAGGAACTCAATATAATGTATCTCCAACAACGTAACGAACCCAATAAGATTCATGCCACCCCTAAAGTGGCAACACAACCCCTGCCTTCATTTGCTCCGCCACCACGGCATAATCTCCCGATGCCAGTGCCCAACTGGCCTGTTCCCGTAGGACAACAGCCCATGAGGCCTCCGCCTCAACCCTTCAAACTCCCAGCACCAGGCGCACCTAACATGCGTATCCCAACGAATACTCAGAGGATGTTTAGTGCTCCACCTCCTAATTACAATCCCCGCAGTAATATGTTTCGCCTTCCACCCCGAAACAATCAACCACAGTTTCAAGCCCCTCAACCTATGAGTGGTGTCCAACGTTTCACCCCAAGGACACTGCCGCATTCCCAAATGTTGACTGGACATGACTGGACTAAGTCAGGGAACCCACCTCcaacaaactattttaaaagcCGAGAAATGAATGTGAACGAATGTTTGACAAACGACGACGGCTACTCATATTACAACAACTACGACCTTTATCATGACCCAGTTTACAATTACTATTGCGATTATTATACTAGCGATTTACCCGAGTCTACTCccgaattaatttattataattcgaCTGACGAATACCAGACAACTGATGAAAATCAACCACAGCCAAGTACTAGCCATGCTGAGCAGGATTTTCAGGAGATCACGACATTAAAAAAGCAAAGATAGAAGTTAATCTTCAAACACAGAGGCAACTTCCGTACATTCAAATAGCTTATCCTCCTCTTAAACTATTAATAGACACAGGTGCAAACCAATCCTTCATAAGTCCCGAAGCTGTTCAGCAATACTTTGCTAACTATCCCTTAAACTTTGATCCGTTTGAAGTGACAAACATACACGCAACTAGTAGAAATAATTACTCTATAACGTTGCCGTATTTTCCTGAGTTTCTTGATAAAGATAATATGAAGCTATTTGTATATCGGTTTCACGATTACTTCGACGGTCTTATCGGCCTAGATTTATTAAGTAAATGGGAAGCTCGAATCGATCTAAAAGAAAGCCAACTTTTGACCCGTTTTGCCTCAAACCCTATACATATGTACAATTCACGGAACGTGAACCTTTACGAGGATATTATTCCAGCAATGTCCTCTAAAATAATTAAGGTTCCTTTAGATTTGGCTAATGGCGAAGCGCTCATCCCGGAACAGATAATTTGTAACTGCATCATTCACGAGTGCCTTACAACCGTCTCTAATAACCGTGGCTACTTAGAAATAGAAAACACCACGGCGAACGATATAATATTCTCACTTGATAGCCCCGCGCACGCTGAATTATTTAATATCGAGTGCACTCGCACTCAACAGCCAGCGTCGCGCGCTGATGACGTCATCTCGCGCTTACGTACCGAGCATTTGAACGAAGAGGAAAAAGCCAACTTAATTACTCTTTGCTCTCGCTACGCGGACGTTTTTTATATTGACGGTGAGCAATTAACATTCACAAATAAGATTAAACACCGGATCAGGACCACCGACGAGGTCCCTGTGCACGCTAAGAACTATCGATATCCTTTTGTTCATCGAGAGGAAGTTAAGACTCAGATAGGAAAGATGTTGGAACAGGGCATCATCAGACCCTCCGACTCAGCCTGGAGCTCACCCATCTGGGTGGTGCCCAAGAAAATAGATGCGTCCGGCAAACAGAAATGGCGACTCGTGGTTGACTTTCGCAAACTGAACGAAAAGACAATTGACGACAAATATCCCATACCCAATATCAATGACGTCTTGGACAAGCTAGGGAAATGCCAGTATTTCACCACACTTGACCTGGCCAGCGGCTTCTACCAAGTGGAGATGGATCCCCAGGATATTTCTAAAACGGCCTTCAATGTCGAGCATGGACATTTTGAATTCCTTCGAATGCCCATGGGACTTAAAAATTCTCCATCCACATTCCAGCGAGTGATGGATAACGTCCTCAGAGGCCTCCAAAACGATATTTGCTTAGTGTATCTCGATGACATAATTGTCTATAGCACATCCCTCCAGGAACACATGGTAAACCTGGAAAAAGTATTTCAAAGACTTCGAGAGTCCAACTTTAAAATTCAGATGGACAAATCGGAGTTCTTGAAGCCTGAAACAGCTTACCTTGGCCATGTAATCAGCAGGGACGGTGTTAAACCAAACCCTAACAAGATCTCCGCTATACAAAAATATCCAATCCCGAAAACCACTAAGGAAATTAAACAATTCCTTGGACTTCTCGGTTACTACCGAAAATTCATTCCCGATTTTGCACGTACCACCAAGCCTCTGACTCAATGTCTAAAAAAAGGTAGAAAAATACTACTTACTCCCGAATACGTAAATTGCTTTGAGAAATGCAAGACCCTTCTCACCAATGATCCCATTCTTCAATATCCTGACTTTACTAAAGAGTTCAACCTTACAACAGACGCTTCAAACGTGGCTATTGGAGCCATATTATCCCAAGGTCCTATAGGATCTGATAAACCTGTGTGCTACGCTTCTCGAACACTAAATGATAGCGAAATTAACTATAGCACAATCGAGAAAGAACTCTTGGCCATAGTGTGGGCTACGAAATATTTTAGGCCCTACCTATTTGGTAGAAAATTTAGGATACTGACTGACCACAAGCCTCTTGAGTGgatgatgaatttaaaagaaCCAAATTCACGTCTTACTAGATGGCGACTGAGACTGAGCGAATACGACTTCACAGTGCAATATAAGAAAGGCAAAATTAACACCAATGCCGATGCTTTGTCACGAATAGAAATTCATCTAGGCGACACTAGATCATTAATGGAAgaaattgacgaacttaattccCTATTAGGCAACCCGACCGAGGTAGCCCTCTCTAAACCTAATTCTTCCACTGAGACTGTACATACTAGCCACGAACACCCGATACTAGAAATCCCGATAACTGACGAACCCCTGAATAAATTCAACAGGCAAATACATCTCACTATAGTTAATGATGTTAAACGAAAACCCACTGTGACCAAACCATTTGACACACACACACGAACAAGTATACAGCTATCAGAAACAAACTTGGAAGAGGACTTAGTAAATGCTATTAAGGAATACGTCAACCCCAAAGTTAAGACAGGACTTCTCATTAGCCCCGCTCTCGCAATGTACTCCATTATCCCCATAATACAGGACAAATTTAAGGGCTCTTCAATGAACCTAGTACTAACTAAATCAGAAATAGAAAATGTCAAGGAATATCTCCGCCAGCAGGAGATAATTCGTCACTATCATGATGGCAAAACTAACCATCGTGgcatcaatgaatgttatttgtCCTTATCCCGAAAATATTACTGGCCCAAGATGAAGGACCAAATCACTAAATTTATTAACGAATGTACCATCTGTGGTCAAGGCAAATACGACCGAAATCCTATTAGACCTCAATTTAATCTTGTGCCTCCTGCAACTAAACCCTTTGAAATAGTTCACATGGACCTATTCACGGTACAAAGTGAAAAATATGTCACCTTTATAGATGTCTTTACTAAATACGGTCAAGCATACCATTTGCGTGACGGTACTGCCCTCAGTATACTACAGGCTTTATTACAATATTGTACTCACCACGGAGTGCCCGTGACGTTAGTAACTGATAATGGTACTGAATTTACCAATCAGTTATTCTTAGAATTTACTAGACTGCACAAGATCAACCACCATAGAATCCTAGCCCATTCCCCTAACGATAATGGTAACATTGAGAGATTTCACCTGACTCTCCTAGAACATCTAAGACTCCTGAAACTACAGCACAAGGACGAACCCGTTGTGAACCTTTTGCCATATGCGCTTATAGCTTACAATTCTTCCATACATAGTTTCACAAAATGCAGACCATTTGACTTACTTACTGGACATTTTGACGCTAGAGACTGTCTAAATATCGACATAACTGAGCACCTTTTACAGCAATACCTTCAGAATCATAGGGATCGAATGAAGATAGTTTACGATATAGTTAACAACAAATCCCTAGTAGACAGAACAGCCATTATAGAGAACAGAAATAAAAACCGGGAACCTGAAGTACAATATGCTCCCGAGCaacaaatttttattaaaaatccttTAGCTGAACGTCAAAAGGTAGCCCCTCGCTACACTCAGGATACAGTATTAGCAGATTTGCCCATTCATATTTACACATCAAAAAAACGCGGTCCCATAGCTAAAAACCGCTTGAAACGTATCCCTAAAACAGCTAATTTGTTACAGGATACTACTAGGAATGATCCTTCGGATCACTCGGTCTCAAGAGATAAAACTTGAGAGCTTGGCTGACGGACCAGGACTACTACCCCACAAACTTGGACCCATGAGATTGACCACTCACCATCATACATTTATACAATATGTTCAACTTGACCTCATCCAAGAAAAAGTCGACTCCCTACAAACCCAACTGACGAGTTACAAGTCCCGACTTATTAACGATACACACTTACTTTATGAGACTCAAATTGACTATTTAACTGAGAAGCTTGGCAAAGTATCAGTACAATTAAAATCATTAGAACCCAACCGCGTTAAAAGAGGTATTGTAGATGGCCTTGGATCCGTTATAAAAAGCATAACTGGTAATCTGGACCATTctgatgcaataaaatacaataaagccATTAATCTTCTTAAAAGTAACCAAGATAAAATTGTCTCGGAACTTAATAATCATATTAGCATTAATAAGGAATGGATATCCGAACATGACAAAATTTTGACACAAATTGTAGATAAccagaataaaattaatacaactaTTGAATTAATATTGAAAAGCAACGTATACGACGAAAATAGTTTAGTTAAATATGCCAGACTTGCTCAACTCTTAATTATAATAAGCGAAAACGTTGAAGACCTTGCTCAGGAACTAATTAGGTTAGAAAATAGTTTAGCTTTTATCCGTGCATCAAGCACACACCACTCTATGATCGATGTGGACACTCTTAGATATATGATAATTAAACTTAAGAATATctatggaaatgaacaagtATTAAATCTTGAACTTAGGCAATATTATGATGTCATTAAACCAGGCTCATACTACACTGATAATCAGATAGTTTTCATATATAAATTCCCAATAGTATCCAGGGAAATATATAGCTTCTATCATCTATCCATAGTCCCTAATAGAAATAATCAGGCTCTAATCCCGACCTATCCTTTCCTAGCAACAAACGAGATTTCATTCATGTACATAGAGACAGAATGTCCGAAGCTCAGCAACTGGTATCTCTGTGGAGACGCTACTCACCACCAGCTACGCAGCAAACCTGATTGCATCAACGAGCTCATCGTCAACcagatcctgaaagaaaattgCGAATTCTCTACGGTCACCCTGAAGAAAGAAGCCATGGAAAAGTTGGACGACCAACACTACGTCTTATCTTTTCCACAACCCAGCAAAGTCCAACTACTCTGCGGGAGACGAGACTACACCACACTTCAAGGAAGCTACCTCATTACGATTCCCGTTGGCTGTCATCTTAAAACTACAGAGTTCACCATCACCAATGACAACGACGAAATAAGAGGACAACCTCTGAAGCTGACAGAAATCCCATCTGACACGGAGAAGCAAATCAGGATAACATCCCACATCAACTTGAACTCCATTGACCTGCAAGGACTACACAGACTCCAGGACAAGATCACTATGGAAGCCCCGATCAATATCACCGACATCCCACTCGACGTATATCACACAACCATCCCATTTTATGTGATACTGCTTGCATCGAGTATACTTGCAATCTTCATCGCATACCGGCGCTTCAACAAGAAAAGGAAAGATAGCCAGACTAAAAAGAAGGAAgagcatccagcaccttccggAGATCAGCAACATCATGACGCGATCCCGGCAACATTTTCACTCAACGTGATAAAATAGTTGCCGTTCTAAGGGGGGAGGAATTACGCTGTCGCCCAGTATGAAGATCGCTGACTTGCTGCCCTACATTAGTGCAATGGTCCGAAGTGCAATTAGTGAAAGTGACGTCAATCGACATTTTCCTAAAAACTGtagttcattattttatcattccaTAATCATACTTCGATTAGGTCTCatcttgttttaattataagtatttcatgtaattttctaatttctaattaaatcttttataaGTATATTCGGTTTTTTTTTCGATCCTCCGATCGCAGCTAACGTATTTGCCGTGGACAAACGATAGTACTTTAGTACAAAAGTTGTTTACAAAAGACCAAATTTAAtgctctttttaaaaaaaactaaaacttgATATTCCGTTACGCGTTTCAAAAAACTCTCACAATGACAAAATTCGCCCGGTCACGAAGCCATATTCGGAAGAATGGAACAGCGGAATGTACATTTTCTTTGTCACACACTGTTCCGTGCGCATTGTCAGGTAATTGCCCTTAATTTCGTGGCTTTCACTGTACGGAATTGGAAGTAAAACTTTTGTTAAGTATAGGTAGTGATAAGGCTTTAAAACATTTcgctaactcttttataatgcgaacagctagtctttcccgaacactataatccgggcctcttcaaggcgagagcgaataggcacttacagggcagatatacatcgtttcatccacgaagacgcgccccaccactttttggtCGAGGAAAGCGGGGGGTGCGGGCAGTTTGATCCGAtctgagcaatccg
This window contains:
- the LOC135075390 gene encoding uncharacterized protein LOC135075390 yields the protein MKYMILLGMILRITRSQEIKLESLADGPGLLPHKLGPMRLTTHHHTFIQYVQLDLIQEKVDSLQTQLTSYKSRLINDTHLLYETQIDYLTEKLGKVSVQLKSLEPNRVKRGIVDGLGSVIKSITGNLDHSDAIKYNKAINLLKSNQDKIVSELNNHISINKEWISEHDKILTQIVDNQNKINTTIELILKSNVYDENSLVKYARLAQLLIIISENVEDLAQELIRLENSLAFIRASSTHHSMIDVDTLRYMIIKLKNIYGNEQVLNLELRQYYDVIKPGSYYTDNQIVFIYKFPIVSREIYSFYHLSIVPNRNNQALIPTYPFLATNEISFMYIETECPKLSNWYLCGDATHHQLRSKPDCINELIVNQILKENCEFSTVTLKKEAMEKLDDQHYVLSFPQPSKVQLLCGRRDYTTLQGSYLITIPVGCHLKTTEFTITNDNDEIRGQPLKLTEIPSDTEKQIRITSHINLNSIDLQGLHRLQDKITMEAPINITDIPLDVYHTTIPFYVILLASSILAIFIAYRRFNKKRKDSQTKKKEEHPAPSGDQQHHDAIPATFSLNVIK